From the genome of Paracidovorax avenae:
CGCCAGCACGAAGATCGCCCACGACCGGCTGGCCGAGCTGCAGCGCAACCTGGTGCTGTCGCACAGCGTGGGCACGGGCGAGCCGCTGCCCGACGACGTGGTGCGCATGGTGCTGGCCACCAAGGCCGTGAGCCTGGCGCGCGGCCATTCGGGCGTGCGCCCGGCGCTGGTCGATGCGCTGCTCGCCCTGGCCAATGCCGACGTGCTGCCGGTCATTCCCGCCAAGGGATCGGTGGGCGCCTCGGGCGACCTGGCGCCGCTGGCGCACCTGGCCTGCGTGCTGATCGGGGAGGGCGCTGCCAAGGTGGGCGGCCGGGTCGTCCCGGGCCGCGAGGCCATGGCCGCCATCGGGCTGGAGCCCTTCGTGCTCGGCCCCAAGGAGGGGCTGGCGCTGCTCAACGGCACGCAGGTCTCCACTGCGCTGGCGCTGGCGGGCCTGTTCGCGGCCGAAAGCGTGTTCGCCGCCGGCCTGGTGTCGGGCTGCCTCACGCTCGAAGCCATCAAGGGATCGGTCAAGCCCTTCGACGCGCGCATCCACGAAGCGCGCGGGCAGGCCGGCCAGATCGCCGTCGCCGCTGCCGTGCGCGCGCTGCTGGAGGGCAGCGCCATCGACCCGTCCCATCCCAACTGTGGCCGCGTGCAGGACCCGTATTCCATCCGCTGCGTGCCCCAGGTCATGGGCGCCTGCCTGGACAACCTCTCGCATGCCGCCCGGGTGCTGCGGATCGAGGCCAATGCCGCGTCGGACAACCCGCTGGTGTTCACGGACACGGGGGAAGTGATTTCCGGCGGCAACTTCCATGCCGAACCGGTCGCCTTCGCGGCGGACATCATCGCCCTGGCGCTGTCGGAGATCGGTGCCATCTCGGAGCGCCGCCTCGCGCTGCTGCTGGACACGGGCCTGTCGGGCCTGCCGGCCTTCCTCATCCGGGACAGCGGCGTCAACTCCGGCTTCATGATCGCCCAGGTCACGGCCGCGGCCCTGGCCGCCGAGAACCAGTGCCTGGCACACCCCAGCAGCGTGACCAGCCTGCCCACCTCGGCCAACCAGGAGGACCACGTCTCCATGGCCACCTACGCCGCGCGGCGCCTGCTGGACATGGCACGCAACACGGCGGTGATCGTGGGCATCGAGGCCATGGCCGCCGCGCAGGGCATGGAGTTCGACCGCAGCCTCCAGTCTTCGCCGCTGATCGAAGGCCAGTTCACCGCCATCCGCGAGCGCGTGGCCTTCCTGGAGCAGGACCGCTACCTCGCACCAGACATCGAGGCCATGCGCCTGTGGGCCAGCACCTCGGCGTGGCCCGCGCCGCTCGCGGCCATCCTGCCCAGCTTCCAGTAATTCCCGCCTGTACCCGAACGCCCCAAGGAGCGATGCCATGAACGCCAACGACGCCATCCTGTCCGCTGCCGCCAACGCAGACCCGCGCCACGACCCCACGCGCGTCATCCGCGCGCCGCGCGGCAGCCAGCTCACCTGCAAGAACTGGCTGGCCGAAGCCGCTTACCGCATGCTGCAGAACAACCTGGACCCGGACGTGGCCGAGAACCCGCAATCGCTGGTGGTCTATGGCGGCATCGGCCGCGCGGCGCGCAACTGGGAATGCTTCGACCAGATCCTGGCATCGCTGAAGGACCTGGAAGCGGACGAGTCCCTGCTGATCCAGTCCGGCAAGCCCGTGGGTGTGTTCAAGACGCACGAGAACGCGCCGCGCGTGCTGCTGGCCAATTCCAACCTCGTGCCGAAGTGGGGCACCTGGGAGCACTTCAACGAGCTGGACCGCAAGGGCCTCTTCATGTACGGCCAGATGACGGCCGGCAGCTGGATCTATATCGGTGCCCAGGGCATCGTGCAGGGCACGTTCGAGACCTTCGTCGAGGCCGGCCGCCAGCATTACGGCAACGACCTGTCGGGCCGGTGGATCCTGACGGCGGGACTGGGCGGCATGGGGGGAGCGCAGCCGCTGGCGGGCGTGTTGGCGGGGGCCTGCGTGCTGGCCGTCGAATGCAAGCAGTCCAGCATCGACTTCCGCCTGCGCACGCGCTACGTGGACAAGCAGGCGAAGGACATCGACGATGCGCTGGCGCTCATCGCGCACCACACGGCCCGGGGCGAGGCGGTGTCGATCGCGCTGCTGGGCAACGCCGCCGAGGTGCTGCCCGAACTGGCCAGGCGCGCGAAGGTGGGCGGCCCGCGGCCCGACATCGTGACCGACCAGACCTCGGCCCACGACCTCATCAACGGCTACCTGCCCGTGGGCTGGACCGTGGAGCAATGGCAGGCCGCCGCCGCCGACCCGGCGCAGCATGCCCGCCTGAAGCAGGCCGCCGCGCAGGGCTGCGCCGTCCACGTCCAGGCCATGCTCGACTTCCAGGCCATGGGCATCCCCACGGTGGACTACGGCAACAACATCCGCCAGGTGGCCTTCGACCAGGGCGTGAAGAATGCCTTCGATTTCCCCGGCTTCGTGCCCGCGTACATCCGGCCGTTGTTCTGCGAAGGCAAGGGCCCGTTCCGCTGGGTGGCGCTCTCCGGCGACCCTGAAGACATCTACAGGACCGACGCCAGGATCAAGGAGCTGTTCCCCGAGAACAAGCACACCCACCGCTGGCTGGACATGGCCCGCGAGCGCATCGCCTTCCAGGGCCTGCCCGCGCGCATCTGCTGGCTGGGCCTGGGCGAGCGCCACAAGGCGGCGCTGGCCTTCAACGAGATGGTGAAGAACGGCGAACTCAAGGCGCCCATCGTGATCGGCCGGGACCACCTGGACACGGGTTCCGTCGCCAGCCCGAACCGCGAGACCGAGGCCATGAAGGACGGCACCGACGCGGTGAGCGACTGGCCGCTGCTGAACGCGCTGCTCAATACCGCCGGCGGGGCCACGTGGGTGAGCCTGCACCATGGCGGCGGCGTGGGCATGGGCTATTCGCAACATGCGGGCGTGGTGATCGTGGCCGACGGCACCGACGAGGCTGCTGCGCGCCTGGGCCGCGTGCTGTGGAACGATCCGGCCAGCGGCGTGATGCGCCATGCCGATGCGGGCTACGACATCGCCATTGCCACGGCGAAGAAGCACCGCCTCCACCTGCCGATGGTGCGCTGACAGGGGGCGCGGAAAAAATGGAATGTGGACGCAAAGCCCGCGAAAGCGCAAAAAAGGGACGTCCATTCCCATTTTCCGGGAATGAAAGGCTGTGACGCACGTCGGCTTCCTTTGATACTGCCGGCATGCCCAAGAGCGCCTTGCCCGCCGCCGTACCCACCGCAGACCGTGTGCTGCAGGTGCTGGCGGTGCTGGCCCAGCAGGGAAAGGCTTCGTCGGCGCCGGAGCTCATGGAACTCACCGGCCTCGCGCGCAGCACGCTGTACCGGCAGCTCGCGCGGCTCAAGCGCTGGGGCTTCGTGCTCGAGAGCGATGGCTTCTACGCACCCGGCCCGCTGAGCCTGCAGCTCGCTCTCGGGTTCGACCTGGCTTCGCACCTCGTGCGGCAGGCGCGGCCCGGCATGGTGGAGCTCTCGCAGCAATCGCACGAAAGCGTGGGCCTGATCGTGGCCGTGAACGACCAGGCGATCTGCCTCGACATGGTGGAGAGCCACCATTCGCTGCGCTGCTCGTTCGAGAAGGGGCGCAGCGTGCCGCTGCGCGCGGGCGCCTCGGCCAAATGCGTGCTGGCCCACCTGCCCGAAGCCGCACGCGACGCTGTGCTCGACGCCCAGTGGGGCCCGGGCACGCCGGGCCGCCGGGCCGCGCGCGACGAACTCGACGCCATCCGCACGGCAGGCTTCGCCGTGAGCGAAGGCGAGGTGGACCCGGGCGTGTGGGGCTGCAGCGTGCCGCTCTTCGGCGCTTCGCGCCAGGCCGCCGGCGCCATCACGCTCATGGCGCCGATCCTGCGGGCGCAGGGCCAGGAGCAGACGCTGATCCGCATGGCGGTCGTCGCCGCCGCGCGCATCTCCCGGGAACTGCTGCTGCACTGATTGCTTTCCTGGTTTCCTTCCGTTTTCCCGTTTCCCAGACCCTTGAACCGAGACCTGCCATGATGACCTTCCGCCGCCGCCTTCTTCTCTCCAGCATGGCCGCCCTGGCCCTGGGACACGCCAGCGTGCATGCCCAGGACAACGTGCTGCGCGTGGGCACCGACGCCACTTTCCCGCCCATGGAATTCGTCGAGAACGGCAAGCGCACGGGCTTCGACGTCGAACTCGTCGAGGCCGTCGGCAAGGCCCTGGGCAAGCGCGTCGAGTGGGTGGACATCGACTTCAAGGGCCTGATCCCGGGCCTGATCTCCAGGCGCTTCGACATGGCCGTGTCGGCCATCTACATCACCGACGAGCGCAAGAAGGTGGTGGACTTTACCGAGCCCTACTACGCGGGCGGCCTCGTGGCCATGGTGAAGGACGGCAACACGTCCATCAGGAAGCCCGCCGACCTGGACGGCAAGAAAGTTACCGTACAGGTGGGCACCAAGTCGGTGGGATTCCTCACGCAGAACTATCCCAAGGTGCAGCGCGTCGAGGTGGAGAAAAACCAGGAAATGTTCAATCTGGTGGACATCGGCCGCGCCGATGCCGCCGTCACCGGCAAGCCCGCAGCCTACCAGTACATCCGCACGCGCCCCGGCCTGCGCGTGCTCGAGGAGCAGCTCACCACCGAGGAATACGGCATGGCCCTGCGCAAGGACACGCCGGAGCTGACCCGCGCGGTGAATGGCGCCATCGCCCGGCTCAAGGCCGACGGCACCTATGCCGCCATCGAGAAGAAGTGGTTCAGCGCCCCGGCGGCCAAGTAAGCACGGCCTGGCGACGAACTGAACGATGGAACTCGATTTTTCCCCCGTGTGGGCCGGCTGGCCCCAATTGCTGGAGGGCGCGGCGGTGACCGTGGAGATCACGGCCGCCTCGCTGCTGCTCGGATGCGTCATGGGCCTGCTGGTGGGCATCGGCCGCCTCAATCCCCGCAACCGCATCGTGTACGGCCTGTGCACGGCCTACGTGGCCGTCATCCGCGGCACGCCGCTGCTGGTGCAGCTCTTCATCCTGTTCTTCGGCCTGCCGCAGTTCGGCATCCTGCTGCCGGCTTTCGTGTGCGGTGTGATCGGGCTGGGCATTTACTCGGGCGCCTATGTGTCCGAGATCGTGCGCGGCGCGATCCAGTCGATCGACAAGGGGCAGATGGAAGCAGCGCGCTCCATCGGCATGTCCTCCGGCCAGGCCATGCGCAGCGTGGTGCTGCCCCAGGCCGTGGTGCGCATGATCCCGCCGCTGGGCAACGAATTCATCGCGCTGATCAAGAACTCGGCCCTGGTGTCGCTGCTCACCATCCACGACCTCATGCACGAGGGCCAGAAGATCATCAGCGTGTCGTACCGCTCGCTGGAGGTGTACCTGGCCATCGCGGTCGTGTACTTCGTGCTCACGGGGGCCACCACGCTGGTGCTGCGCCACATCGAACTGCGCCTGCGCGCCGGAGGGATGGTGCAATGACGATGCAAAACGGTTCCCCGAATGCCGGGCCCATGGTGCGCATCCGCGGCCTGCGCAAGGCCTATGGCGACCACGTCGTGCTCGATGGCATCGATTTCGACGTCCAGCCCTCGCAGGTGGTGGTGGTGATCGGCCCCAGCGGCTCGGGCAAGAGCACCTTCCTGCGCTGCTGCAACGGACTGGAACAGCCCCAGGGCGGACGCATCGACATCTGCGGGCGCACGCTGGTGGACGAGGGCCGGATGCTGCCGGACCGTGACCTCAACGCACTGCGCGAGGAGGTGGGCATGGTGTTCCAGTCCTTCAACCTGTTCCCGCACCTGTCGGTGATCGACAACGTGACGCTGGGCCCGCGCAAGCTGCACGGCACGGCGCGCGCCGAGGCGGAGGCGCAGGCGCGCGTGCTGCTCGAAAAGGTGGGCCTCGCCCACAAGGCCGACGCCATGCCCGCGAGCCTCTCCGGTGGGCAGAAGCAGCGCGTCGCCATTGCCCGTGCTCTGGCCATGAAGCCGCGCGTGATGCTGTTCGACGAGCCCACCTCGGCCCTTGATCCCGAACTGGTGGGCGAGGTGCTGCAGGTCATGAAGGTGCTGGCGCGCGAAGGCATGACCATGATGGTCGTGACCCACGAGATGGATTTCGCGCGCGAGGTCGGGGACGTCGTCGTCGTCATGGATGGCGGCGGCATCATCGAATCGGGCGCGCCCGCCACCATCTTCACCAACCCGCGCCAGGAACGCACGCGTTCGTTCCTGCAGGCCGTGCTCACGCGCGCCTGACCGAGTTCCCGAGGAGACCTCCGCCATGGCATCCGCATCCCATGCCCTTCGCGACGACCTGCGCCAGCGTGTGCAGGAGCGCGTCACGCCCGACCTGGTGGCCGATTTCGCGCGCGACGGTGCCGTGTGCATCCGCCAGTTGCTCACGCCGGGCGAGGTGGCGCTGCTGCGGGAGGGCATCGACGCCAACCTGGCCACGCCCAGCCCGCGTGCCAAGGTCGCCAGCCGGCCGGACGATCCGGGCCGGTTCTTCGAGGACTTCTGCAACTGGCAGGACATCCCCGCGTTCGGCCGCTTCATCGGCGAGACGCCCGTGGCCCTGGCGGCGCAGCGGCTCATGCAGTCGCGCGGGGTACGCCTCTACCATGACCACGTGCTGGTCAAGGAGCCCGGCACGCGCCAGCGCACGCCCTGGCACCAGGACCAGCCCTACTACAACATCGACGGCGCGCAGAACATCAGCTGCTGGATCCCGGTGGATCCGGTGCCGCGCGCCGGCACGCTGGAATTCGTCGCCGGCTCGCACCGTGGTCCCTGGCTCATGCCGCGCAGCTTCATGGACCACCAGGCGAAGTGGTTCCCCGAAGGCAGCCTGCAGGACCTGCCGGACGTGGACGCCGATCGCGCCGCCTTCGACATCCTGGGCTGGGACATCGAGCCCGGCGACGTGGTGTGCTTCCACATGCTCACGCTGCATGCGGCCGGCGGCTTCGAGGGGCCGGGGCGGCGGCGGGTGTTCTCCGTGCGCTTCCTGGGCGACGACGTGCGGCATGCGCCGCGCGCCTGGAGAACCTCGCCGGAGTTCCCCGGCCTGGCCGACGAACTGCCTGCCGGCGCGCCCATGGTGCATCCGCTCTTCCCGCTGCTGGCGGGCGAGGGTGCCTGACACCATGGCGATGCAGCGTTTCGACCTGGGCTCGATCGAGCCAACCCCCTGGAAGAACGGCGGCGGCGCCACGCGCGAGATCGCCTGCTGGCCGCCCGGCGCCGGCATGGACGGCTTCGGCTGGCGCGTGAGTGCGGCCACCATCGACCGGGCCGGGCCGTTCTCCGCCTTTCCGGGCATCGAGCGGCAGATCATGCTGCTCGACGGCGACGGGGTGCACCTGCGCGCGCAGGGCATCGACCACCGGCTCGACGAACCCTGGCGCCCCTGGGCCTTCGACGGTGCGGCTGCACTCGACTGCACCCCCCTTGGCGGCACCTCCACCGATTTCAATCTCATGCTGCGCCGCGGTGCGTGGCAGGGCACCATAGAAGTGGTGTCGGGGAGCGTGCAGCCGGGCTCCACGCCGGCCGGTGTCTGCCTG
Proteins encoded in this window:
- a CDS encoding transporter substrate-binding domain-containing protein; this encodes MTFRRRLLLSSMAALALGHASVHAQDNVLRVGTDATFPPMEFVENGKRTGFDVELVEAVGKALGKRVEWVDIDFKGLIPGLISRRFDMAVSAIYITDERKKVVDFTEPYYAGGLVAMVKDGNTSIRKPADLDGKKVTVQVGTKSVGFLTQNYPKVQRVEVEKNQEMFNLVDIGRADAAVTGKPAAYQYIRTRPGLRVLEEQLTTEEYGMALRKDTPELTRAVNGAIARLKADGTYAAIEKKWFSAPAAK
- a CDS encoding amino acid ABC transporter ATP-binding protein, producing the protein MTMQNGSPNAGPMVRIRGLRKAYGDHVVLDGIDFDVQPSQVVVVIGPSGSGKSTFLRCCNGLEQPQGGRIDICGRTLVDEGRMLPDRDLNALREEVGMVFQSFNLFPHLSVIDNVTLGPRKLHGTARAEAEAQARVLLEKVGLAHKADAMPASLSGGQKQRVAIARALAMKPRVMLFDEPTSALDPELVGEVLQVMKVLAREGMTMMVVTHEMDFAREVGDVVVVMDGGGIIESGAPATIFTNPRQERTRSFLQAVLTRA
- a CDS encoding HutD family protein, which translates into the protein MAMQRFDLGSIEPTPWKNGGGATREIACWPPGAGMDGFGWRVSAATIDRAGPFSAFPGIERQIMLLDGDGVHLRAQGIDHRLDEPWRPWAFDGAAALDCTPLGGTSTDFNLMLRRGAWQGTIEVVSGSVQPGSTPAGVCLVLAGTWRDGAGEGYRPGHGLWWGERAQAPLPLAPEDAHGAVLAWIGLAPDAGRTGVPALQDT
- a CDS encoding phytanoyl-CoA dioxygenase family protein, whose product is MASASHALRDDLRQRVQERVTPDLVADFARDGAVCIRQLLTPGEVALLREGIDANLATPSPRAKVASRPDDPGRFFEDFCNWQDIPAFGRFIGETPVALAAQRLMQSRGVRLYHDHVLVKEPGTRQRTPWHQDQPYYNIDGAQNISCWIPVDPVPRAGTLEFVAGSHRGPWLMPRSFMDHQAKWFPEGSLQDLPDVDADRAAFDILGWDIEPGDVVCFHMLTLHAAGGFEGPGRRRVFSVRFLGDDVRHAPRAWRTSPEFPGLADELPAGAPMVHPLFPLLAGEGA
- the hutU gene encoding urocanate hydratase, producing MNANDAILSAAANADPRHDPTRVIRAPRGSQLTCKNWLAEAAYRMLQNNLDPDVAENPQSLVVYGGIGRAARNWECFDQILASLKDLEADESLLIQSGKPVGVFKTHENAPRVLLANSNLVPKWGTWEHFNELDRKGLFMYGQMTAGSWIYIGAQGIVQGTFETFVEAGRQHYGNDLSGRWILTAGLGGMGGAQPLAGVLAGACVLAVECKQSSIDFRLRTRYVDKQAKDIDDALALIAHHTARGEAVSIALLGNAAEVLPELARRAKVGGPRPDIVTDQTSAHDLINGYLPVGWTVEQWQAAAADPAQHARLKQAAAQGCAVHVQAMLDFQAMGIPTVDYGNNIRQVAFDQGVKNAFDFPGFVPAYIRPLFCEGKGPFRWVALSGDPEDIYRTDARIKELFPENKHTHRWLDMARERIAFQGLPARICWLGLGERHKAALAFNEMVKNGELKAPIVIGRDHLDTGSVASPNRETEAMKDGTDAVSDWPLLNALLNTAGGATWVSLHHGGGVGMGYSQHAGVVIVADGTDEAAARLGRVLWNDPASGVMRHADAGYDIAIATAKKHRLHLPMVR
- the hutH gene encoding histidine ammonia-lyase, coding for MSAMPPLVLHPGRVTLAELRAIAAGGRRLALDTSALAGMQAAQATVDRIVEEDQVVYGINTGFGKLASTKIAHDRLAELQRNLVLSHSVGTGEPLPDDVVRMVLATKAVSLARGHSGVRPALVDALLALANADVLPVIPAKGSVGASGDLAPLAHLACVLIGEGAAKVGGRVVPGREAMAAIGLEPFVLGPKEGLALLNGTQVSTALALAGLFAAESVFAAGLVSGCLTLEAIKGSVKPFDARIHEARGQAGQIAVAAAVRALLEGSAIDPSHPNCGRVQDPYSIRCVPQVMGACLDNLSHAARVLRIEANAASDNPLVFTDTGEVISGGNFHAEPVAFAADIIALALSEIGAISERRLALLLDTGLSGLPAFLIRDSGVNSGFMIAQVTAAALAAENQCLAHPSSVTSLPTSANQEDHVSMATYAARRLLDMARNTAVIVGIEAMAAAQGMEFDRSLQSSPLIEGQFTAIRERVAFLEQDRYLAPDIEAMRLWASTSAWPAPLAAILPSFQ
- a CDS encoding amino acid ABC transporter permease, with amino-acid sequence MELDFSPVWAGWPQLLEGAAVTVEITAASLLLGCVMGLLVGIGRLNPRNRIVYGLCTAYVAVIRGTPLLVQLFILFFGLPQFGILLPAFVCGVIGLGIYSGAYVSEIVRGAIQSIDKGQMEAARSIGMSSGQAMRSVVLPQAVVRMIPPLGNEFIALIKNSALVSLLTIHDLMHEGQKIISVSYRSLEVYLAIAVVYFVLTGATTLVLRHIELRLRAGGMVQ
- a CDS encoding IclR family transcriptional regulator; the protein is MPKSALPAAVPTADRVLQVLAVLAQQGKASSAPELMELTGLARSTLYRQLARLKRWGFVLESDGFYAPGPLSLQLALGFDLASHLVRQARPGMVELSQQSHESVGLIVAVNDQAICLDMVESHHSLRCSFEKGRSVPLRAGASAKCVLAHLPEAARDAVLDAQWGPGTPGRRAARDELDAIRTAGFAVSEGEVDPGVWGCSVPLFGASRQAAGAITLMAPILRAQGQEQTLIRMAVVAAARISRELLLH